The sequence below is a genomic window from Pecten maximus chromosome 14, xPecMax1.1, whole genome shotgun sequence.
CACTAACATACCCACTAACATAACATACCCACTAACATACCCACTAACATAACATACCCACTAACATACCCACTAACATACCCACTCACATACCCACTCACATAACATACCCACTAACACCCTTCTGATGTCCATTCATCAGTTTGAATTATGAGACACTCTATATTCAGTATAATTTTTTcgtaaaataatgtaaaacatCCATAGACAAGTTTTGCCCGATGCTATGTAAGCTTTCGGTTTTAATGGAGTTACCGAACCTTCGAGGGTTGGTTATACCAGGTCAAGGTTGCTCGACCAAATCTTGTCGACCTTTTGAGCTAATAATTGAAAAAAGTCTACTAGCTCGTTAGGTTTACAGACATTCTTCATTCAAACTTATCCAACTGCTATCTGTACGTAAAAAAGAGCGATGTTATCTTGGAAAGTATTTGCAATTAAGCTGGTTAACACGGTTGAGATTTCAACCTTTAGTATAgatcaatatcatatttgtgtgtgtttatCTCCAGTTATGACTATTGTTTGGTCCATCCCCTAActtacattttatacatgtctattttgtttttagtttcatcggggtatgaaaaaaaattgtttgcaaactgtatgaatccgcgtagcgaGATAGAAAATATTCGACCAAATAGTAaaacataaatgttttttttttaattttaaactcaaatttaaaaaagttgccatatacatatatatacaaataatccttttgtttttgtttgataaaattTTCTTGGTGTATCATTCCGCAAAGCCTCATCACCTCCAGCTCCCAGCTGACCATTCCGCGCATTGTTTGTAAACAAACTCTTATCCATAAAAAAACATAGTCAATAatttttacaacaaaatatataactttgCATATATATGTGAGCATTGTTTAATGCTAAAgggaaatacatatatacttgaTATACACTGGAggtgttttaaaaataaatcatgctctttgaaaattgaaatataaactcAAGTGTAATGCGtcgttttgtatatatacaaagcgTTTATTTTACCAGTATTCGAATATGCCATTTAGCTGGAGTATTCGTGTAGTGAGCCCAATTTGTAGAAACAGCCCAAAGCGAAGCGGCTCTTACTTTGAAGTCCATTATATTATGCCACAGTAGTTAATCTCTGTATTCAGAATCAGGATTTTTTTCTGGTGAAACAATTAAAATCATGTTATACTGCCGAAGTGACAGAAAGTATCTTTGGTCTCTGACATGTACGATACGAAATACACCGATAACGAGGCAATACTTCATTATAAAGACTTGTCGTCTCTATCATAGAACATATGGCCAACAAAAAATCTTATAAAACAATCCTACATTGCATTCATTTCACATTTCTAAAACAATGTCATCAGTGTGTTTATCAGTAAGATTTTTAAACGAGGTGTCAAATGGCGGCCGTATACTACGTCGCAGGTTCCTTTCGAAGTCCTCGTCGTCTGACCTAAGAGTTACGTGAGACTGGAGGTAGTGTCGGAGTTCCTCGTCCACTATTGTACTCCTATGTACATTACCATTTCGAACTACTATAAGATGGTTGTACTTCTCCCGTCGTGACCGCTGAAGAGCCTCGCGGAACGTAAACACTGCCCATTCGTCATCAAAGTTGACCGTGGACATTATGAAGAGTGTGTGATAGGAAGCCTTCAGGTAAGTCAGGATGTTTTCATCCTTCGCCACACCTGGAATAAAGTCCTTATCCGGCATGGAAACATCATATCCCATTTCCTGTAGATGTGGATATAGTTCATGACAAGCGAAAGGCCTACCCTCGTCTGAATATGTCAGAAAAATGTCGGAGGATTTTTCAGTTTGGGCCTGGCAAAGATTTAAGTTTCGCCTTTCTATAATACTGCGTAAGTCTGGCTCTATATATTTGTCTGTTGGCGATTTCTCGAATTCCATTATATAAAGTAGCTTGCTCTTGATAAACCGTTCTTTGGTAGTGAGGCAGTGAGTTTTGTTCATCAGAAAAGCCATATCTGAATCTGGTATGTCAGAGACGGAGAGGCTTTCTGTTACAAACAACATGAAGCCGACCCCGCTATCAACTATTCTGTCCTTAGATACCGCCCACGCCATTTGTAATCGCTCATCGTTAAGGAAGTCTTCCGACAGAACAAACATGACTTGACGCGTCTGTTCTACAACACAGGTGATGTTGTCCTGTATCGAAAATCCAGCGATGAAGTCTTTACAGATGTCTATCAGCGTGATTCCATTACTTTCCTGTAGAGGTAGCAGGTTTGTATTCACCCACTCCTGTGTGTTCGAGGAGTGAATAATAGTGAGGTCGAACATTTTCTTCTGTAGCGTTTTTTTATTGTCAAACGGACGGATACCAACATAAATGTAGAGAAATACTTTTAATTCCAGTCTATAAATGCAGGCGAGAACGACGAGGCAAAGAACAATGCTTATTGAGAGAGTTGATACAGTGGCTGGAATGATGACGTGCTTCTTCGCATCAAAGTCATTTTTACATACGAACTCGGAGGTGGGAACTTTGATAAGAGGCCTTGCGGTACCTAGCTGTGTGTTACAAGTCACTACTGATGAGTCCAATACCACGTCCTTATTACGTTCTACCCACGACCTCATCCACAATGAGTGACAGTCACATGAGAACGGGTTGTCAGTGATGGTCAGCTCGGCCAGATGGAGGTATTGGATCTGTTCTGGTAGACTAATCAGATTGTTTGAAGACAaatgaatattttcaattatgttTAACTGTAACACGGCGTCTCGGTCGACTTGATTTATCTGATTTGAAGTGAGTGACAGAGTGCGAACACGAGGAAGGTAGTTTCTGGTCTCAATGCGCGTGATGTTGTTTCGCTGAAACCAGAGATCCAGGACACCCTCTGGCAGACTCAaaggtagggacatcatatccGTATCTCGACAGTCAACGATGATGACATGTGAGGATGTCCGTTCATAACAGAGACAGTTGACTGGGCACGACGAAACATTCACCCTACAATATGTCTCTTCCTCTTTTACTAGAAGTTGCTGTCTCCCGATAAATTCTTGTGGAGAGATACACTTCCACTCAGTAAAGAAATAGTCACTTCGGCTGAACGTTCCGTTCTGCACATGCTTGTGTACAAAGTTGATTAGAGGTATAATGTCACATGAGCAGCTGAGTGGGTTCTGGTCAAGATTGATGTGGTAGTGGATGAGGACGGCTAGTAATATTTGTGTAACCTGGTGATCCAGGTTAACACCAGGATTCACCACCCGGACGCTGCTTCCAGTCAAgtctatttttttcatttcctttGGGGGTTTAAGAATATTGAACTGTGAATCACTCGAAGATTCGACAATACTGGCTCCGAATAGACTTGGATTCAGATGTCGAAGAAAGGCAGAAAAACTTGCCAACGTAATTGTTGTGTTACGTAAATCCACGCTCCGTAAACTTCCGTGAGTAGAATATGTCGACTGGTATATCCCGGAGAGGATTATTGTTCAGACTTAGATGTTGTAGATATAAAGACTTGTGAGGCTGGAAAGACCCATCACATGAGGTTAGTCTGTTTCCGTCTAGTAGAAGCTCCCGGAGGCTTGTAAGGTTGGTGAAAATACCATCCCGTAAGTAATTTAAGTGGTTCGATCCCAAGTTTAATGTATCAGGCTTGTTAAATCGCTAAAAATACCCATATACAAATCATAGATGGTATTATTATGTAAATCTAGGTGACGAAGCGAATATAAACCCCTAAAAACAAGCACCGGAAGTAACGTCAACTTGTTGTTTGCCAGTCCAATATATTGTAAACCAGATACGGACCCGAAACAGTCTTCACCAATATCACAGAGACCATTGCTATCCAAGGTTATCATATGTAGCGTTCCGTGGAATCTGAAGTGAGATAAATTGGTGATGACATTATCATTCAAATTAAACAGCCGGGCGTATTTGTTTGGCGGTATATCAAGATGGCGGGAGACTGCGTACTGTTGTTGTAGATACTGAGATCTCGAGAGATTGTGTGGAAGGGTAGATATATTGTTATTCCATGGAAACTCATTCGGTGGATAAGTGAGGGAATTATTCGGCATTTCTAAAGATTCTAAGTTtggaaatttgtttttcaaatcgTTGGGAAATTCCACTAATGCCAAACCTGTCAGGGATATCTCTTTCAGTTGAAGaaatgttgatttgtttttttaatatgcTGACTATCTCCGTTGCGTTGGAAACGTTCACGTCACTGATCATGAGACTGACCACATTTGGATTGATATTATAACGTGAAGTTGGCGGTCCAGCCGTCACGAATCCAGTGTGTTCACGGAATACGAACACACTCATATCTACGATACTCGAGAAGATGTCAACACTATTGTCCAGAATACAGCCGCGAACTTGTAAATATCCGATTACATTAGGGAATGCATTTTCTTGTAACTCGGCGTCTATGAAGCGTATCTGCAATGGAGTTTGgcacaaaaataaaaagtacCCGACTACTCTGTGGTTCAGAGGGAAATTATAGGCCTGTATTACGTCGGTAGAGTTGATCAAACACTCGCTGGCGTTTGCTTATATCTACCACAATCACCATAGGAATCATTGGTACGTCTCGATAATAATTAGGGTATTTCCCAGCTGTCTTCTGTTCAAAACTACAGCACGGTACATTAGTCTGATTAGTATGTCCAGCTAACAACACTTCCACACTAGCAATCATCAACAAGCACCAAATCTGCGTGAACATCCCTATACGTAAGGTTGTCATTGTCCTTAGTAGAAGTCTCGGTGTCTTGTAATCCGTTATATCATTCTACTCTCCACATATGGCGTCTAATGATGGATACCTGTAATGAAAGAACACACGTATTATGTATTCGAAACGTTTGACCACGTTTTATTTGAGATACTAAGAGCATGTCATTGACATAGATGTAACAAACAGAATATTTGGTAAATGTACAGTTGTTACAAGTACATTTCAGCTATTTTGTTTAGATATTCGTTACATTTTGTTCTCGCCTGCGACAAAGAAAACGAGAATGGATTGCTGCTTTTTTCGGCGACGACAGCAACGGTGACGACGTCGTCAACGTTTTATTTAAAGTAAATAGAGCATCTATGATTTGccttttttgtattgtttaacattctatcaataTCAATGGTATCCCCTGTGTGaagatgcatgcgtgtggtgtaTATGTGTGCTTTGGAAGACTACGGTATCCTCGTGCTTGCCATTTTATAAAAGTACGGTACTGATATCGACTTTATAGCGCTACCCCaaactgccgaagacacccagcaggatacCCCACCATGTCATATAATACTGTCAATGGACGAACCAGCCCAGCAACTCCGATACAACACTGAATCAACGTTGAACATGAACCTTGAAGAGACGCTGAAATATAGCTGAATTCGAAAATTAAAATGACATTGGAATTCTGGCAGTGAATCAATGTCAGTTATCAACAGAGGACCAacgttgtattacagttatcaACATAGGACCAacgttgtattacagttatcaACATAGGACCAacgttgtattacagttatcaACATAGGACCAacgttgtattacagttatcaACATAGGACCAacgttgtattacagttatcaGCATAGGACCAacgttgtattacagttatcaGCATAGGACCAacgttgtattacagttatcaGCATAGGACCAacgttgtattacagttatcaACATAGGACCAacgttgtattacagttatcaGCATAGGACCAacgttgtattacagttatcaGCATAGGACCAacgttgtattacagttatcaACATAGGACCAacgttgtattacagttatcaACATAGGACCAACGTTGTATTACAGTTGAATTTCAGTTCCATGTGTGGATGCTGGGTATTAATTTGTTTCACAATATTGAGTTTTAAATTCTCTGAACAAACAAATCTCGTAGATAATTCTTGCTCCTTAAATATAGCaaacaaatatgtttgtattgaattatttatttattcgtCCTCTCACACACATTTTAAAAGTAGTTTTCAAATTATATGGAAGTTTACACTTCAGTTGTCTGTTGGGATGCCATGACTCTTTCTGAAATTTAAAACATGGAACAAAACCATTTAGATGGGTATACCCAGATCTAGTGTGTAAATACCTAAACAATATATCTACATGCATAATAATCACATACATGATGGTGCTTGTTCGTGTAAGGTTGAACGCCACTGCTAAATTTTGCAGCATTTCAATTAATAACGCAATCAGAACAAATCCAGTATCAACAACACTGTCCAGGCGTGGTGTGGCTAAAAAAATCACCTGAATAAGTTTAACCAGCTTGTTACCAGACACGTGACATCAAGATCACCTGTTTACTAGATCTAGAGTGCTTGTATTGTTGAATTGTCGATAGAAATGTAGTATGTAGATGTCGTAACAACCATTAGCTGTTCAAAATACTGACACACAACGAAAATGTTTCCAGATTGAAAATCCCTCATTTGACAAACGAAAACTGTAGTGATCTATATTTTGTAAACGTGTACCATATGATAGCGCGAGAACTGTAGTGGTccatattttataaacatgtaccatatgactgtTACCGTAGATCGTATCAGGGGAGACAGATTTCGTCAAAACGCAAGTTGTCATCTCATCGTCGCTACAAATAAATATACCGGTTCATTCTTGCTATAATAAAGGATTAAAAACTCCGAGTAATTGAAAGGGTTGCTCTTTTCTAACAAAATGAGATATTAAGTACTTTGTTGGTGATTGTTTTCATCTATTCTCTGTCACGTTATGTTAGGTGATAATCATGttgaaaaaaacatgaataaagacatttttattgattctatgtttaattttaatattttaataacttCAAAGGTAAATCAATGGCTACAGGCGTTAATAGGTGTGATACGGAGATTGTTGAGTAAACAACAATTCTTCAACGAAGAAACAACGTTGGGTTTCGACTGCTCATCCCCGTTGAAATGAATAACGTTACAATAACATTGATTGATCTAAGGTTGATCAACGTCAAAAACACATCTCGACCTCATTTCAACGTCATAAAAACGTTGTGTGGGCTTTTGGGGGTCCTCCCACTCACCAAAATGTTGAACCTTAAACGCCAACAGTAATTACCATCTATATAGACTCTCGGTACGTTTCGGTCAGGGGAGGAGTATAATTTCAGGGCAGTGGGCAAAATGTTAGAAATGCAAAACGTAAACTTTATAGCGAACctacatgttacagtgtacacCATGTTTATGACCATTGTTTTTGACTGTTAAAAGtatttgtacaaatgtatatggcTAAtcgaaatgaaatatatacactAGCGGTTATCTATCCGAataaaatatactgatatacatattatatatatacggtgGCACGGTCGACTAGCGTTCACGGACATCGTGATGTAAGCTTGAACAAGATACTTGGCTACGTTGTagtacagtacatggtagagCAGTGCagaaatgtcgtgtgtaagcTGTAAGCGCTGAAATGGAAGTTCCGGCCGTGAGCTGatcagggagttgagaaagacatttgCTGGTGGCTTAGATCACATAACCACGGATAATAATCTGTGAATTGCTTGAGACGGCTATGTTGTTGTGATATGGCTGTATGTAAGGTTACAGGTATCAACACGGacagagttaaaaaaaaaaatagcattgaTTGGGTCAAATACATTCAGActgaaacagaaaaagaaaatttcatcGGATTTATGTACAACAATGAAACcaaaacatacaatgtatatcacattTTGCTGAACCAATTGGTCAAGTTTGTGCCACTAGCAGTTGGTAACTAGATAAACAGATACATACCTGAACAGTGTCCCGTCCAGATGTAGTGAAATACAAAGTATGTCTGACTGGGTGGTTCCTTTTTGTCGTACGAACTAAGTAGAGTGACAGCTATATCTGTTGACCTTGGTGATGGGGCTATCTTTACCGAATATAGTTATATGTACCTTCGTCACTCCTTAATTCCCTTCTACGTAGTCTGTTGGCAGTATTGTTTACGGGTTCTCAACTCGACAGATAAATAACTGATCATTTCACAAACCTAGTactaatatacattgtaaaaggTGTGTATGTTGTCCAGAAACATTTCACACCTTGATAAATAACGTAGATTGAAATCGATCATATCAATACCAAAGTGATGGGATATGAAGTTAAGCTTTGGCTTTTTATAATAGGCCTTGCTTAAAATagacaaataaacaaataattcgCTGTATACCATTCTGGAATGTAGTTTTATAATATAAAGGTCAGTCCGGGAGTGTTTACTTAGGTTGTCAACTGTCATTTGCCGAAAGACTTTCATGATAAGTTTATTAAACGTCATCAAGTGACGACACGAACAAAGTTTCTTAATATCACTACACCAATGGGAGTTATGTAATAATTGTCATCTGGTAACTTTCTATTTATATTTGGTGAggtatatagtgacaatgcagAGGAAATGGAAAGAGTTTGAAGGAAATGTTGTTCTTATGGCCAGATCTTAAGAGAGAAATTAAATTTAGGACATTCGcctatgttttattatttttatttttgtttgttcgttttgtttgtttctgttttttgtttttcctctAGCCTTGTCTGAAATTAGACATTTTGTTGTATATTAGCCACTACGAGGATGGTTTTATTTATCCAGCGCCATTCATGTATCGCAGGCATTAGAAATAGTACATGATGTCGCTTGTCAGAAGTACAGTACTAAATTTGGTGTACATCATATACTTACGCATTTCGGAATCAATATAAAACTCATGTCGTTGTCATATCAGAATTCCCGTCACATGACATCTCGGTTAATTGAAACTTAAAATtaggctacatatatatatatatgttggcAAATGACGAGTAACTGCTGTGTTCTATCAATCGAAGAGAGAATACGAACatgaaatttataaatttaCAGCGAAACTCTCGACAATGTGTAAGGCTAATTATCTCGTAAAAAGATGTTCGGGAAGCATGAGCGTCTCCTCCTGTATACAAAATACCGACGAAACTCAAAATAGACAAAACGAGAATAAATACGACGAAAATGAATTCGAATGGAAAGCCCTTAAAAATACAAGGAGAATGAGACCAGATGTTCCGGAATGGTAAGCGTAAACAAGATAATGATCAGCTCATCTATACACCTGCTGGATGGGATATCACGGATCAATAGTTAATCTGTAGACCTGTCACAGCGATATTAGGCATTAAATACAAATGACGAGTATCATATTACAAGCTGATGGAATAATCTAGCTAATGTTTTACTTTTTCATAACATCAAAGCCTGGCCAGGTTTCATGTTCTTTTCAGAAAAGACTCAATTTTCCGCAATGACCATTAGAATGCACATCATGATAATACATGCGGTCGTAAACTGACTTGTATATGGTATATAGCGTCTGTTTATAATAACATGAACGCAATGAACTCACGACAGTGTTTATCTGTTGACAACGGAAATACCCACTTAGTCTGTAAGAGGTAGGGCCCCGCAGGTTACCTGGGGGAGGCTTCTTTACGTACATGGTATGGTGGGGTTTTAAATCAGTTCTCCTCCGTGCTATCATATTAGACTGCCTTCTAAGATCAAATGTCCATGTACATTTCACAtactttctgttttgtttaatCTAAACGTCGAGTCTGCCCAGAAACAATGCAGCTGTGAAGAGGTGTGGTCCCTATAGGTACACTgcacattaacacacctgtctACAGGAATAGcacatttcttttattttctctttCGTCGTATCTCAAGAATGACGTTATAAACAAAACCTTGATCTTTACGGAGTCTAAGTTATTTCATTCTGTATTCATTATTCAAGCATTTGGTCTCAATTTTGATAACTTGCCCTTTACTCTGTATCAACACTAATAtgcatcactggcgagtcctaggaggacgaaacaactgtatgatgtcccttacatcactaacgagtcctagaaggacgaaacagctgtatgatgtccctaacatcactgacgagttctagaaggtcgaaacaactgtatgatgtccctaacatcactgacgagttctagaaggacgaaacagctgtatgatgtccctaacatcactgacgggttctagaaggacgaaacagctgtacgatgtccctaacatcactaacgagtcctaggaggacgaataactgtatgatgtccctaacatcactgacgagttctagaaggacgaaacagctgtacgatgtccctaacatcactaacgagtcctaggaggacgaataactgtatgatgtccctaacatcactgacgagttctagaaggacgaaacagctgtatgatgtccctaacatcactgacgagttctagaaggacgaaacagctgtatgatgtccctactatcactgacgagttctagaaggacgaaacagctgtatgatgtctcttacatcactgacgagtcctagaaggacgaaacagctgtatgatgtccttatcattgacgagtcctagaaagacgaaacagctgtatgatgtccctaacatcactggcaagttctagaaggacgaaacagctgtataatgtccctaacatcactggcgagttctagaaggacgaagcagctgtatgatgtccctaacatcactgacgagttctagaaggacgaaacagctgtatgatgtcgctaacatcactaacgagtcctacaTATTTTGTAGAAGGACGattcagctgtatgatgtctcttacatcactaacgagtcctagaaggacaaaacagctgtatgatgtccctaacatcacttacgagtactagaaagacgaaacagctgtatgatgtccataacattgCTGACgggttctagaaggacgaaacagctgtatgatgtccataacatcacagGCGAGTTCAGAAGGACgaaactgctgtatgatgtcccttacatcactggcgagtcctaggaggacgaaacagctgtatgatgtccctaacatcactgacgagttctaggaggacgaaacagctgtacgatgtccctaacatcactaacgagtcctaggaggacgaaacagctgtacgatgtccctaacatcactaacgagtcctaggaggacgaaacagctgtacgatgtcactaacatcactaacgagtcctaggaggacgaaacagctgtacgatgtcactaacatcactaacgagtcctaggaggacgaaacagctgtacgatgtcacaaacatcactaacgagtcctaggaggatggaacagctgtatgatgtcactaacatcactaacgagtcctaggaggacgaaacagctgtatgatgtccctaacatcactaacgagtcctaggaggacgaaacagctgtatgatgtccctaacatcactgacgagttctagaaggacgaaacagctgtatgatgtctcttacatcactaacgagtcatagaaggacgaaacagctgtatggtgtcccttacatcactaacgagtcctaggaggacgaataactgtatgatgtccctaacatcactgacgagttctagaaggacgaaacagctgtacgatgtccctaacatcacttacgagtcctaggaggacgaataactgtatgatgtccctaacatcactgacgagttctagaaggacgaaacagctgtacgatgtccctaacatcactaacgagtcctaggaggacgaataactgtatgatgtccctaacatcactgacgagttccagaaggacgaaacagctgtatgatgttcctaacatcactgacgagttctagaaggacgaaacagctgtatgatgtccctaacatcactgacgagttctagaaggacgaaacagctgtataatgtctcttacatcactgacgagtcctagaaggacgaaacagctgtatgatgtccttatcATTGActagtcctagaaagacgaaacagctgtatgatgtccctaacatcactggcgagttctagaaggacgaaacagctgtataatgtccctaacatcactggcgagttctagaaggacgaagcagctgtatgatgtccctaacatcactgacgagttctagaaggacgaaacagctgtatgatgtcgctaacatcactaacgagtcctacaTATTttgtagaaggacgaaacagctgtatgatgtctcttacatcactaacgagtcctagaaggacgaaacagctgtacgatgtccctaacatcacttacgagtactagaaagacgaaacagctgtatgatgtccctaccattcactgacgagttctagaaggacgaaacagctgtatgatgtccataacatcactggcgagtcctaggaggacgaaacagctgtatgatgtcccttacatcactgacgagtcctagaaggacgaaa
It includes:
- the LOC117342601 gene encoding protein toll-like; this translates as TIILSGIYQSTYSTHGSLRSVDLRNTTITLASFSAFLRHLNPSLFGASIVESSSDSQFNILKPPKEMKKIDLTGSSVRVVNPGVNLDHQVTQILLAVLIHYHINLDQNPLSCSCDIIPLINFVHKHVQNGTFSRSDYFFTEWKCISPQEFIGRQQLLVKEEETYCRVNVSSCPVNCLCYERTSSHVIIVDCRDTDMMSLPLSLPEGVLDLWFQRNNITRIETRNYLPRVRTLSLTSNQINQVDRDAVLQLNIIENIHLSSNNLISLPEQIQYLHLAELTITDNPFSCDCHSLWMRSWVERNKDVVLDSSVVTCNTQLGTARPLIKVPTSEFVCKNDFDAKKHVIIPATVSTLSISIVLCLVVLACIYRLELKVFLYIYVGIRPFDNKKTLQKKMFDLTIIHSSNTQEWVNTNLLPLQESNGITLIDICKDFIAGFSIQDNITCVVEQTRQVMFVLSEDFLNDERLQMAWAVSKDRIVDSGVGFMLFVTESLSVSDIPDSDMAFLMNKTHCLTTKERFIKSKLLYIMEFEKSPTDKYIEPDLRSIIERRNLNLCQAQTEKSSDIFLTYSDEGRPFACHELYPHLQEMGYDVSMPDKDFIPGVAKDENILTYLKASYHTLFIMSTVNFDDEWAVFTFREALQRSRREKYNHLIVVRNGNVHRSTIVDEELRHYLQSHVTLRSDDEDFERNLRRSIRPPFDTSFKNLTDKHTDDIVLEM